In the genome of Caulobacter flavus, the window GGCCTGGGCGGGCGACAACCCCGATCGCGAAGGCCTGCTCGACACGCCCCAGCGGGTGGTCGACGCCTATGGCGAGTGGTTCGCCGGCTATCAGGGCGACCCGGCCAAGGAACTTTCGCGCACCTTCGAGGACGTGCAGGGCTACGACGACATGGTCATGCTGCGCGGCATCGACGTGCAGAGCCACTGCGAGCACCACATGGCGCCGTTCCTGGGCAAGGCCTGGATCGCGTACATGCCGACGGGCAAGGTCGTCGGCCTTTCCAAGCTGGCCCGTCTGACCGAAATCTTCGCCAAGCGTCTCCAGACCCAGGAGACCATGACCATGCAGATCGCCGACGCCATCGAGGATCACCTCTCGGCCGCCGGCGTCGCCGTGCTGATCGACGCCGAGCACCAGTGCATGTCGACCCGCGGCGTGCACCACCACGACGTCTCGACCATCACCACCCAGTTCCGCGGCCTGTTCAAGACCGACAAGGTCCTGCAGCAGCGCTTCATGGACCTGGTTCGGAAGTAAGAGACGATACTCCCCCTCTGGGGGAGGTGGCCCGGAGGGGGCCGTTTTCAGCTTTCGAAAAGCTGGACGGCCCTTCCCTCTCCGTCGGCTTCGCCGACACCTCTCCCTTCAGGGAGAGGGTTTTCACACCGCCCCGCGGATGCCTTCGCGCAGGCGCTCGACGCAGGCGTCGAGCGGGCGGTGGACCAGGCTGACCAGCACGAAGCTGATGGTCATCAGAAGGTACCAGGCGCCCAGCTTCTCGATCGGCACCATGTGCCAGCCCTCGCGCTGGCTGGGATAGATCCAGGCCCCGGCGGCGGTGCCCAGGTTCTCGGCCAGCCAGATGAACAGCGCCACCAGCATCAGGCCCAGCAGCATCGGCATGCGGCGCGCGACGCGGTCGGGCGTGAACACGAACCAGGTGCGCCCGAACAGCAGCGCCGACAGGGCGAACAGCCCCAGCCGCATGTCGGTGACGTAGTGGTGAGTGAAAAAATTCAGATAGATCAGCACCGCCAGGACATGGGCGCTCCAGAACGGCGGATAGCGGATGAAGGTGATGTCGAAGAGCCGCCAGATGCGGGCGATGTAGCTGCCGACGCAGGCGTACATGAAGCCGGTGAACAGCGGCACGTCGCCGATCCGCAGCACGCTGGCCTCGGGATAGATCCACGAGCCGTGGGCGGTCTTGAAGATCTCCATGGCCGTGCCGACCAGGTGGAAGATGGCGATCACCGCCGCCTCGTCCCAGCGCTCCAGCTTGAGCAGGATCAGCAGCGCCTGGATGGCGACCGAGGCGATGACCAGAAAGTCGTAGCGGGCCAGCAGCGCGTCGTGCGGCCAGAACAGGTAGGTGCCCACCAGCAGCACCAGCATCAGGGCGCCGAACAGGCACGCCCAGGCCTGCTTGAGGCCGAACAGCAGGAACTCGTAGGCCCAGCCGTGGGCCTTCGAGCGCTCCGCCCATGGACGCGCCCTGCGGTCCAGCGCCGCCACGCCATCCTTGATCCTGGACTTGAGGTCCATCGTCCCTGTCGTTCCCGTCCCCCGCCGGTGCGCGGAGGCTAGCCCAAAGCGGGGGTGATGCGCCATATGTCTTTGATGACCAGCCAGATCTTCCCCGCCGCCCCCGACAAGCAGGCCCTGGAGCGCGGCGTCGCTCTGGCCCCGCGCTTCGACGCCAACGGCCTGGTGGCGGCGGTGGCGCAGCATGCCGACACCGGCGAGATCCTGATGCTGGCCTGGATGAACGACGAGGCCCTGAAGCTGACGCTCGACACCGGCGTGGCCCACTATTTCAGCCGCTCGCGCAACGGACTCTGGAAGAAGGGCGAGACCAGCGGCCAACTGCAGATCGTCACGCAGGTGCGCATCGACTGCGACCAGGACGCCGTGGTCCTCAAGGTGCGACCGCAAGGCGACGGCGGGGCCTGCCACGTGGGCTTCCGCTCGTGCTTCTATCGCGTCTGGGAGAACGGCCAGCTGGTCGAGCGGGAGGAAGAGCACGCCCATGACCACGCCTGAGGCCCTGCTCGCCTTCACCCTGGCCGCCTCCCTGCTGACCATCACGCCGGGCCTGGACACCGCGCTCGTCCTGCGCAGCGCCGCCACCGAGGGCCCGCGCCGCGCGGCCGCCGCGGCCATGGGCATCGGCGCGGGCTGCCTGGTCTGGGGCATGGCC includes:
- the folE gene encoding GTP cyclohydrolase I FolE, with translation MDALTRERTLIGSDDNAGLDLEPAQRPTRDEAMAAVRTLLAWAGDNPDREGLLDTPQRVVDAYGEWFAGYQGDPAKELSRTFEDVQGYDDMVMLRGIDVQSHCEHHMAPFLGKAWIAYMPTGKVVGLSKLARLTEIFAKRLQTQETMTMQIADAIEDHLSAAGVAVLIDAEHQCMSTRGVHHHDVSTITTQFRGLFKTDKVLQQRFMDLVRK
- a CDS encoding DUF817 domain-containing protein: MDLKSRIKDGVAALDRRARPWAERSKAHGWAYEFLLFGLKQAWACLFGALMLVLLVGTYLFWPHDALLARYDFLVIASVAIQALLILLKLERWDEAAVIAIFHLVGTAMEIFKTAHGSWIYPEASVLRIGDVPLFTGFMYACVGSYIARIWRLFDITFIRYPPFWSAHVLAVLIYLNFFTHHYVTDMRLGLFALSALLFGRTWFVFTPDRVARRMPMLLGLMLVALFIWLAENLGTAAGAWIYPSQREGWHMVPIEKLGAWYLLMTISFVLVSLVHRPLDACVERLREGIRGAV
- the hisI gene encoding phosphoribosyl-AMP cyclohydrolase, whose amino-acid sequence is MTSQIFPAAPDKQALERGVALAPRFDANGLVAAVAQHADTGEILMLAWMNDEALKLTLDTGVAHYFSRSRNGLWKKGETSGQLQIVTQVRIDCDQDAVVLKVRPQGDGGACHVGFRSCFYRVWENGQLVEREEEHAHDHA